The following coding sequences lie in one Sporocytophaga myxococcoides DSM 11118 genomic window:
- a CDS encoding fibronectin type III domain-containing protein — protein MRNIYKLTLLIIVITFSNPAVQSFAQRNGASLRGGESDKAMKLYWETYDWPQNLTGFNIKKQSGENSGWNKLNKDVIFPQVDERNWINQGLNEEEAKSVQQIFLKYLSEGKLSKIAKEELLQKLQQSGGLKSGDRLNMKQDYNLALILGFAFIDHTYSNSENANYGLFYVFEDGHESEHPIATFYPGDVKIKPVVEASVNKGKVKLIWSVNEKDYFKAALFGFKINRKENKSGKETSLTEELIGYQKSDNGQLQWLYTDESANASLDYTYTIIPVTILQTQLKPIEFKFKAAQYYNVHIPSIDSISVVNDVDLRIIWRTDSLLSDKKRIKEFYLERRNVDTLQFNRITKRLDIKTKSYVDTANLKYGQSYIYRLSAVDQKGKQWYGTPANVFYTGVRIPSKPDSLKAEFRMILDKPHVHLSWAKSTSKNTFGFVLQSDEEGTGKLIENLSVPLIKGNELLYEISGDGGINYQFSIVPVNEKGMRGEGSSVKCSIPLLNLPLFKSISAALNNNNLVELSWEYPKETEIKGFNVLVNGQIIATTEDLPKESRKYIVQLYYPEDAKKINVYQLEAIGAVVSRKSSVAPLYQPSYKLSPPEKLKVILIKEKGKSYAGLSWEYDKEQGKDIKGYILFTDEGSENTFHEITKADLYKEMKFNYQINNPDRDSYTFKVSAVSNKGEISSAASITLNLKDIKK, from the coding sequence GTGAGAAATATATATAAACTGACATTACTTATTATAGTCATCACCTTTTCTAATCCTGCTGTTCAGAGTTTTGCTCAAAGAAACGGAGCAAGTCTGAGAGGTGGCGAATCGGACAAGGCTATGAAGCTTTACTGGGAAACATATGACTGGCCTCAGAACCTCACTGGCTTTAACATCAAAAAGCAAAGTGGAGAAAACAGTGGCTGGAACAAACTTAACAAGGACGTGATCTTCCCACAGGTAGATGAAAGAAATTGGATAAATCAGGGACTTAATGAAGAAGAAGCAAAAAGCGTTCAACAAATATTTTTAAAATATCTTTCAGAAGGTAAGTTAAGTAAGATCGCTAAAGAAGAATTGCTTCAGAAGCTTCAGCAATCAGGAGGACTTAAATCTGGTGACAGATTAAATATGAAGCAGGATTATAATTTGGCATTGATATTAGGCTTCGCTTTTATTGATCATACCTACTCGAATTCTGAAAACGCAAATTATGGTTTGTTTTATGTATTTGAAGATGGACATGAGTCTGAGCATCCCATCGCAACCTTCTATCCCGGAGATGTTAAAATCAAACCTGTGGTAGAGGCAAGTGTGAATAAAGGGAAAGTAAAACTCATATGGTCAGTAAATGAAAAAGATTATTTTAAAGCAGCACTATTCGGATTTAAGATCAACAGAAAAGAAAATAAATCTGGAAAGGAAACAAGTCTTACAGAAGAACTGATAGGATACCAGAAGTCCGATAACGGACAGCTCCAGTGGTTGTATACAGACGAAAGCGCCAACGCTTCTCTGGATTATACCTATACTATTATCCCAGTAACAATTTTACAAACTCAGCTTAAGCCAATTGAATTTAAATTTAAAGCAGCACAGTATTATAATGTGCATATCCCATCAATTGATTCTATCTCTGTTGTCAATGATGTTGATCTTAGGATAATCTGGAGAACAGACTCTCTCCTATCAGATAAAAAACGGATTAAAGAATTTTATCTGGAAAGGAGAAATGTTGACACTTTGCAATTCAACAGAATAACGAAAAGGCTGGATATTAAGACCAAATCCTATGTAGATACCGCCAATCTTAAGTATGGTCAAAGCTATATTTACAGGCTTTCGGCTGTAGACCAAAAAGGAAAGCAATGGTATGGCACTCCTGCCAATGTTTTCTACACAGGAGTCAGAATTCCTTCAAAACCTGACAGCCTTAAAGCTGAATTCAGGATGATTCTAGATAAACCTCACGTACATCTTTCATGGGCCAAAAGCACAAGCAAAAATACATTTGGTTTTGTGCTTCAGTCAGATGAAGAAGGTACCGGAAAGCTTATTGAAAACCTGAGTGTGCCTCTAATTAAAGGCAATGAACTCTTATATGAAATTTCCGGAGATGGGGGTATAAATTATCAATTCAGTATTGTACCCGTAAACGAAAAAGGTATGCGTGGAGAGGGAAGTTCCGTAAAATGCAGCATTCCTCTTTTGAATCTTCCACTATTCAAATCCATTTCCGCTGCTCTTAATAATAACAACCTGGTGGAGTTGTCTTGGGAATATCCTAAAGAAACCGAAATAAAGGGGTTTAATGTACTTGTAAATGGACAAATCATTGCTACAACGGAAGATCTTCCAAAGGAAAGCAGGAAATACATTGTACAACTTTACTATCCTGAAGATGCAAAAAAAATCAATGTATATCAGCTGGAAGCCATTGGAGCCGTAGTTTCCAGAAAGAGCTCTGTTGCGCCACTTTACCAACCGTCTTATAAATTATCTCCACCCGAAAAATTGAAGGTTATATTGATCAAAGAAAAAGGTAAGTCTTATGCAGGGCTGTCCTGGGAATATGATAAGGAGCAGGGCAAAGACATAAAAGGATATATTCTTTTCACAGATGAAGGATCTGAAAATACCTTCCATGAGATTACGAAAGCTGACTTGTACAAGGAAATGAAGTTCAACTATCAAATCAATAATCCTGACCGTGACTCCTATACCTTTAAGGTTTCAGCAGTATCAAACAAAGGAGAAATCAGTTCAGCGGCCAGTATAACATTAAATTTAAAAGACATTAAAAAGTAA